Proteins encoded in a region of the Anoxybacillus amylolyticus genome:
- a CDS encoding CxxH/CxxC protein — protein sequence MHCCLEHVELAIDMYVDNEERAPQIIAIPVDKQTKLCEFCAKQAEYIVGNECF from the coding sequence ATGCATTGTTGTTTAGAACATGTGGAGTTAGCGATTGATATGTATGTGGATAACGAAGAACGGGCGCCACAAATTATAGCAATACCTGTGGATAAACAAACGAAATTATGTGAATTTTGTGCGAAACAAGCAGAATATATAGTAGGGAACGAATGTTTTTAG
- the rlmH gene encoding 23S rRNA (pseudouridine(1915)-N(3))-methyltransferase RlmH: MVLTVGKLKEKYLKQAIDEYVKRLSTYAKIEIMEVADEKAPDHLSRQEMEQIKAKEGERLLARIPHDAYVIALAIEGTMKSSEQFAESLDKLATYGKSKVVFIIGGSLGLHRQVIQRADELLSFSKMTFPHQLMRLILLEQIYRAFRINRGEPYHR, from the coding sequence ATGGTTTTAACTGTTGGCAAGTTAAAAGAAAAATATTTAAAGCAAGCAATCGACGAATATGTAAAGCGGTTATCGACGTATGCGAAAATAGAGATAATGGAGGTTGCGGATGAAAAAGCACCTGATCATTTAAGCCGTCAAGAGATGGAGCAAATAAAAGCGAAAGAAGGCGAGCGCCTTTTAGCAAGAATTCCTCATGATGCATATGTGATCGCATTAGCCATTGAGGGAACGATGAAGTCTTCGGAGCAATTTGCCGAAAGTTTAGATAAGCTTGCGACTTACGGCAAAAGCAAAGTCGTCTTTATCATCGGCGGCTCGCTCGGTCTCCACCGCCAAGTAATACAGCGCGCCGATGAACTACTCTCCTTTTCTAAAATGACGTTCCCGCACCAGCTCATGCGCTTAATCCTTTTAGAACAAATTTACCGCGCATTTCGGATCAATCGAGGTGAACCGTATCATCGCTAA
- a CDS encoding recombinase family protein, giving the protein MPEQKKAVIYARVSTEEQANEGFSIQAQLEELHRYAELQKMVVVNEYVDEGFSGKNITGRPKMQQLLKDASLRKFEVVLVYKMDRIARNLKDALEIHDELQRNDIKLVSAIDNYDTSTPMGKMVFQIMGSFAELERNTIVGRVKMGMTQRAKLGKFNGGQCLGYDSVSKTLVVNESEALIVREIFNLAEQGLGYKAIVSRINEKGYRTKKGNQFAVNAVKEILSNPIYIGKIRFNKLENWNEKRRKGRNKDFILADGEHQPLIQLEQWERVQEIRQKRSYKPKRSNDPYILSGLIKCPMCGTGMVPGTSKGEGGRSYRYYICGQHHNKGRTACKANSIRADIAENEVMEQLSLLITRSGELQHLLAMINEQRINAIQPVLEEKAMIQSKIKQCESKINRLVEELLDGTISKTILTPKLNQLEEDKNQFEHQLTQLDTSLTKADTTPIDYEALRTLLTDLHQTLSVVDADHKKALLRLVIKEIQISKDAPRGIGRRIEKIIYSFDFTDAASQNIFDLIDMLYHEFKDRLSHLKVSGYELVPSESLLKGTPILPLAMIRFTSIDPKCAVNLF; this is encoded by the coding sequence ATGCCGGAACAAAAGAAAGCAGTCATTTATGCTCGTGTCAGTACCGAAGAACAAGCTAATGAAGGCTTCAGCATTCAAGCCCAATTGGAAGAACTCCATCGATATGCGGAATTGCAAAAGATGGTCGTGGTTAACGAATATGTAGATGAAGGATTCAGCGGAAAGAATATCACCGGACGTCCCAAGATGCAGCAACTTCTCAAAGATGCCTCACTGCGGAAATTTGAAGTTGTATTGGTCTACAAGATGGATCGTATTGCCCGCAACCTTAAAGATGCATTGGAGATCCATGATGAGCTTCAAAGAAATGATATCAAGCTTGTAAGTGCAATTGATAACTATGACACTTCGACCCCGATGGGGAAAATGGTTTTTCAGATTATGGGGTCATTTGCCGAACTCGAACGAAACACGATTGTCGGTCGGGTCAAAATGGGAATGACGCAAAGAGCTAAACTGGGTAAATTCAATGGCGGTCAATGTCTGGGCTATGATAGCGTCAGCAAGACACTGGTGGTGAATGAATCCGAAGCCTTGATTGTCCGCGAGATCTTCAATCTGGCGGAACAAGGTCTTGGATATAAAGCAATCGTGTCGCGTATTAATGAAAAAGGTTACCGGACCAAAAAAGGTAACCAATTTGCGGTGAATGCAGTTAAAGAAATCCTTAGCAACCCGATTTATATTGGGAAAATCCGCTTTAATAAATTGGAAAACTGGAATGAAAAAAGACGAAAAGGGCGCAACAAAGACTTCATTTTAGCCGATGGTGAACATCAACCGCTCATACAACTGGAACAATGGGAACGTGTACAGGAGATTCGCCAAAAGCGATCCTATAAACCGAAGAGATCAAATGATCCCTACATATTAAGCGGATTGATCAAATGCCCGATGTGTGGAACAGGAATGGTTCCGGGAACTTCCAAGGGTGAAGGAGGAAGATCCTATCGTTATTATATCTGCGGGCAACACCACAACAAAGGGAGAACAGCTTGTAAGGCAAACTCCATTCGTGCTGATATCGCAGAAAATGAAGTAATGGAACAGCTATCATTACTGATTACTCGTTCAGGAGAGCTCCAACATTTACTTGCAATGATCAACGAACAGCGGATCAATGCCATACAGCCTGTTCTTGAAGAAAAAGCTATGATTCAATCAAAGATCAAACAATGCGAATCGAAGATCAATAGACTTGTAGAGGAATTATTGGATGGCACCATATCAAAAACGATTCTTACCCCCAAACTCAATCAACTTGAGGAAGACAAAAATCAATTCGAGCATCAGCTCACTCAGCTCGATACTTCATTAACCAAGGCAGATACAACACCAATTGATTACGAGGCACTGCGAACTCTTTTAACAGATCTACATCAAACGTTGTCTGTTGTAGACGCTGATCATAAAAAAGCCCTACTGCGTCTCGTAATTAAGGAAATCCAAATAAGTAAAGATGCTCCGCGCGGTATCGGACGTCGTATTGAGAAAATCATATACAGTTTTGATTTTACTGACGCCGCTTCTCAGAACATCTTCGATCTAATTGATATGCTTTACCATGAATTCAAAGACCGCCTGAGCCACCTCAAAGTATCCGGGTATGAACTGGTGCCCTCAGAGAGTTTACTGAAGGGCACCCCTATTTTACCTTTAGCGATGATACGGTTCACCTCGATTGATCCGAAATGCGCGGTAAATTTGTTCTAA